In Acidimicrobiales bacterium, the sequence GGTAATGGCGCTTCTGCTCTTCGCTTCCGAAGGCAAGAATGCTCGCCGCGCCCTGGCCGGCAGCTATCGAGTTGGTCAACCGTCCACTGGGCGGGGCACCGGCTGCCGCCAGACGCTCGTCCACTCGGGCCTGGGCCCCGACGGGTTGCCCCAAGCCCCCGTAGCCGAGCGGGAACCACACGTAGGCGAGGCCGGCGTCGAACTGGGCCCGGAGAAAGGTGACCGGGTCCGTCGAGCCGGGCGGGTGGTCGGCGAGCAGCTGCGTCACCGCCGCCTCGACCAGAGCCGGGTCGTCGCGCTCCTCCGTCGCCGGGGTCATGGCTCAGCTGCTGAGCAGCAGGCAGGCGGCTATCGGCCCCCCGCCGGCCGCCACCACCGCCACCTCGGAGCCGTCCACCTGCCGCGGTCCGGCCTGACCGCGGAGCTGCAGGCAGGCCTCGTGCAGGACCCAGTAGCCGTGCATCCGGCCGGCGGACAGCTGCCCGCCGTACGTGTTGAGGGGGAGCCGTCCCGTCAGCGAGATCTGGCCGGGATCGGCCACGAAGGGCCCGCTCTCCCCGTCGTCACAGAACCCGAGGGCCTCGAGCCAGGCCAGGGTGATGAAGGTGAAGCCGTCGTAGAGCTCGGCCAGGTTGACGTCGGCGGGCTTGAGGTCGGTGCGCCCCCACATCTCGGCGGCGGCGTCGACCGACGCCATCTTGGGGTAGTCGGGGCGCTGGTCCCACCCCCCGACGGCGGTTCCCGTCGCGCCGCCCATAGCCTGGACCTGTACGGGATTGGGGCAGTCCGGCGCGTAGCCGGCCCCGGACACCACCACCGCCACCGATCCGTCCACGGGAACGTCGCAGTCCAGCAGCCCGAACGGATCGGAGATGGGCCGGGCCGACAGATAGTCGTCCAGGGTGATCGGGTCGCGGTAGGCGGCAAGCGGGTTGAGCCCGGCGTTGCGGCGACTGTTGACGGCCAGCGCCCCCAACTGCTCCTTGGTCGTGCCGTAGAGGTGCATATGGCGCTGGCAGTGCATGGCCAACCAGTTGGCGGCGGAGTAGGCGTGGTAGGTGAGCAGCGG encodes:
- a CDS encoding thiolase family protein is translated as MVEVPERRAIVSGIGISRVGRRLGIPGLDMTVESSLAAIADAGLEPKDIDGIDTMGDTAATRAAEALKIEPQWWGGGVTTGGLLSPVMSACLAVAEGRARHVLIYRTVEMMGGSMLPADRPPTDSPVASDVGMMKAMGDMSPLLTYHAYSAANWLAMHCQRHMHLYGTTKEQLGALAVNSRRNAGLNPLAAYRDPITLDDYLSARPISDPFGLLDCDVPVDGSVAVVVSGAGYAPDCPNPVQVQAMGGATGTAVGGWDQRPDYPKMASVDAAAEMWGRTDLKPADVNLAELYDGFTFITLAWLEALGFCDDGESGPFVADPGQISLTGRLPLNTYGGQLSAGRMHGYWVLHEACLQLRGQAGPRQVDGSEVAVVAAGGGPIAACLLLSS
- a CDS encoding acyl-CoA dehydrogenase family protein, whose protein sequence is MTPATEERDDPALVEAAVTQLLADHPPGSTDPVTFLRAQFDAGLAYVWFPLGYGGLGQPVGAQARVDERLAAAGAPPSGRLTNSIAAGQGAASILAFGSEEQKRHY